From one Candidatus Rhodoluna planktonica genomic stretch:
- a CDS encoding Mur ligase family protein, whose translation MQEQIPPILRPDQVIPVSVAELANAFKLSLVAGDPNVLFTGISMNTADLRSGDIFFAMPGKKTHGAKFIEAALAAGASAVVTDAAGIAQLNNCPVPILQLENPRALLGEIAAFVYGNSRDIMPKIFGTTGTNGKTSTTYILDAILRQLGETTGLTSTAERHIAGEVIVSRLTTPESTEMQALLARMRERNVTAISLEVSAQALSQLRVDGIFFDVVGFTNLSHDHLDDYADMADYLRAKAALFQPGRAARGVVCLDSEYGAQFVAACAIPVSTISSQVGVSADWHVELLETSPAGTKFRVFGPENIVFSTSLPIIGAHMAANAGLAIAMLIEAGFDSRQVAKAIVSGIEVYMPGRTERVSSDIGPAVYVDFGHSPDAFLNTLKAVREVTTGKVIMVFGADGDRDPSKRPAMAQIAAAGSDILVITDHHPRFEDPASIREVLVRAAKEHRPDMAILEVSPPEAAIREAVKLAEPGDSILWAGPGHQDYRDIRGVRTPYSARAEARAALRENGWP comes from the coding sequence ATGCAAGAACAAATTCCACCGATTTTGAGGCCCGATCAGGTCATCCCGGTTAGCGTCGCCGAGTTGGCGAATGCCTTCAAGCTTTCGCTTGTCGCTGGTGACCCCAATGTCCTGTTCACCGGAATCAGCATGAACACAGCAGATTTACGATCCGGCGACATATTTTTTGCGATGCCGGGTAAAAAGACGCACGGCGCGAAATTTATTGAAGCGGCTTTAGCCGCAGGGGCAAGTGCAGTTGTCACGGATGCGGCTGGCATAGCCCAACTGAATAATTGCCCGGTTCCAATTTTGCAACTTGAAAACCCAAGAGCACTACTGGGCGAGATTGCAGCTTTTGTTTACGGCAATAGCCGCGACATCATGCCCAAAATCTTCGGCACCACCGGCACCAACGGCAAAACTTCAACAACCTACATCCTGGATGCAATTTTGCGACAGTTAGGCGAAACTACCGGCCTAACGTCAACCGCCGAAAGGCATATCGCCGGTGAAGTTATCGTCAGCCGTCTGACAACCCCAGAATCAACCGAAATGCAGGCGTTGTTAGCCAGGATGCGCGAGCGCAACGTTACTGCTATCTCGCTTGAGGTTTCGGCCCAAGCGCTGAGTCAATTGCGCGTTGACGGCATCTTTTTTGATGTTGTTGGTTTCACAAACCTGAGCCACGATCATCTCGATGACTATGCGGACATGGCTGATTATTTGCGCGCCAAGGCCGCCCTATTTCAACCCGGGCGAGCAGCGCGGGGTGTTGTGTGTCTAGACAGCGAGTATGGCGCTCAGTTTGTCGCAGCCTGCGCAATCCCAGTTTCAACAATCAGCAGCCAGGTCGGCGTATCCGCAGATTGGCACGTAGAGTTGCTGGAAACTTCACCGGCCGGAACAAAATTTAGAGTCTTTGGGCCAGAAAACATTGTTTTTTCGACTTCGTTGCCAATTATCGGAGCGCATATGGCGGCAAATGCCGGTCTTGCCATCGCCATGCTGATTGAGGCAGGATTCGACAGCCGACAGGTCGCTAAAGCAATTGTGTCTGGCATTGAGGTCTATATGCCCGGTCGAACCGAACGGGTCAGCTCTGACATTGGCCCTGCGGTTTATGTGGACTTCGGTCATTCACCGGATGCTTTTCTCAACACACTTAAGGCTGTTCGTGAGGTCACCACAGGCAAGGTCATCATGGTTTTCGGTGCCGACGGAGACCGCGATCCTTCTAAGCGGCCGGCAATGGCGCAGATTGCTGCTGCCGGGTCAGATATTTTGGTAATCACCGACCATCACCCCAGATTCGAAGATCCAGCTTCAATCCGTGAGGTGCTGGTTCGCGCTGCAAAAGAGCATCGCCCAGATATGGCAATTCTTGAGGTCAGCCCTCCTGAGGCGGCTATCCGCGAGGCCGTAAAGCTCGCTGAACCGGGCGATTCTATTCTTTGGGCCGGTCCGGGGCATCAAGATTATCGAGACATTAGGGGAGTGCGAACTCCTTACTCTGCAAGGGCCGAAGCCCGAGCAGCACTGCGAGAGAATGGCTGGCCATGA
- a CDS encoding Rv2175c family DNA-binding protein, translating into MNEVLSGVTDWYTIEEVAEQLGISVGKVRRLIQEHQIFGVRRDGQIMVPQEIIIDGEPLASLHGTLIVLLDSGFTIESAINWLYTYDESLPGTPMEFLLKGHKSAVRRLAMSLAL; encoded by the coding sequence GTGAATGAAGTTTTGTCTGGCGTTACAGACTGGTACACGATTGAAGAAGTTGCTGAGCAGTTAGGCATCTCGGTCGGCAAAGTCCGGCGACTAATCCAAGAGCACCAAATTTTCGGCGTTCGGCGCGACGGCCAGATTATGGTTCCGCAGGAAATAATCATTGATGGCGAACCGCTAGCGAGCTTGCACGGAACCTTGATTGTGCTACTTGATTCAGGCTTCACTATTGAGTCAGCGATAAATTGGCTTTACACCTACGATGAATCGCTACCGGGAACCCCGATGGAGTTTCTGCTCAAAGGTCACAAGTCTGCGGTGCGCCGTCTCGCAATGTCTCTGGCCCTCTAG
- a CDS encoding DUF3040 domain-containing protein — MGLTEREQKLLEELERGLAESEPALAQKFREPNAASPRRLIAGALLALAGLSILVFAVMTQIVVIGVIAFLVMLGGLFLASSNVSVPNAPQTSKSEPKRSGGSFFDDRWDRRRSGDL, encoded by the coding sequence ATGGGTTTAACTGAGCGAGAGCAAAAACTTCTTGAAGAACTTGAGCGCGGGCTTGCTGAGTCAGAACCGGCGCTGGCTCAAAAGTTTCGCGAGCCAAATGCAGCTTCCCCACGAAGACTAATTGCTGGCGCACTTCTAGCTCTGGCTGGCCTGTCGATCCTGGTTTTTGCGGTCATGACGCAAATAGTGGTTATCGGAGTCATCGCGTTTTTGGTGATGCTGGGTGGCCTGTTCTTGGCTAGCTCAAATGTTTCTGTGCCAAATGCCCCACAAACTTCTAAATCCGAACCGAAGCGTTCCGGCGGCAGTTTCTTCGATGATCGCTGGGATCGTCGGCGTAGCGGCGATTTATAG
- the mraY gene encoding phospho-N-acetylmuramoyl-pentapeptide-transferase, with protein MRALLLAGAVSMAFTLLATPAFIWLFKKLKWGQFIRDDGPQSHHTKRGTPTMGGVVIIVAAVLGYFFGKLANGETPTASALLVLLMLVGLGLVGFIDDFIKTHRQRSLGLTGWAKIAGQVLVATVFAILALQFPNQDGLTPASTAISWVRDTNLDFLMLGSVIGIGLFILWINLITVSASNGVNIADGLDGLATGSAIMAIGAYAVIGFWQFNQTCGTVLENISSCYSVRDPLDLAVVASAIVGALAGFLWYNTSPAQIFMGDTGSLGLGGALAALAVLSRTELLLIFIGGIFVIVTGSVAIQRIFFKITKWRTGTGRRVFLMSPLHHHFELKGWAQITVVVRFWIIAGLSVMTGIGLFYVEWVYG; from the coding sequence GTGAGAGCACTTCTTCTCGCCGGCGCCGTATCCATGGCGTTCACCCTGTTGGCAACCCCAGCTTTCATTTGGCTTTTCAAGAAGCTGAAATGGGGTCAGTTCATCCGCGATGATGGGCCGCAGAGCCATCACACCAAGCGCGGCACTCCCACCATGGGCGGCGTGGTAATTATTGTTGCCGCCGTCCTCGGTTACTTTTTTGGCAAATTGGCCAACGGTGAGACACCGACTGCTTCGGCGTTGCTGGTCTTGCTCATGTTGGTCGGTCTTGGGTTAGTCGGTTTCATCGACGACTTTATTAAGACCCATCGTCAGCGCAGTCTCGGCCTGACCGGTTGGGCGAAAATTGCCGGTCAAGTCCTGGTAGCAACTGTTTTTGCGATTTTGGCACTGCAATTTCCAAACCAGGATGGGCTAACGCCCGCGTCTACAGCAATTTCGTGGGTGCGTGACACCAATCTTGATTTCCTTATGCTCGGTAGCGTGATCGGAATTGGGCTTTTCATCCTTTGGATTAACCTGATCACGGTCAGTGCATCTAATGGTGTCAACATCGCAGACGGCCTAGATGGCCTAGCCACCGGCAGTGCCATTATGGCAATCGGCGCCTACGCAGTTATCGGGTTTTGGCAATTCAATCAGACTTGTGGCACGGTACTCGAAAACATCAGTAGCTGCTACAGCGTTAGAGATCCACTAGATCTTGCGGTTGTAGCATCCGCAATCGTCGGTGCGCTAGCAGGTTTCCTTTGGTACAACACTTCGCCGGCACAGATATTCATGGGCGACACCGGATCACTCGGACTAGGTGGAGCATTAGCGGCTCTCGCGGTTCTTTCCCGAACCGAATTGCTACTAATTTTTATCGGCGGAATTTTCGTAATTGTGACCGGTTCGGTCGCCATCCAGCGCATTTTCTTCAAGATCACGAAATGGCGCACTGGAACTGGGCGAAGGGTATTTCTGATGAGCCCGCTACACCATCATTTTGAACTAAAGGGTTGGGCTCAGATCACCGTGGTTGTCCGTTTTTGGATTATCGCTGGATTATCTGTAATGACCGGCATCGGTTTGTTCTATGTCGAGTGGGTTTACGGATAA
- a CDS encoding peptidoglycan D,D-transpeptidase FtsI family protein: MTYLTPGNPKSRVRALLAAVSIIAIVFGIRLVDLQVVKADAINELSYEKRAVSRTLPALRGEITDSSGEVLARTVYRYDINAAPSKVAPVLRQVNGADVQIPVEQVANELATILDMTQADVLAKIAGTSEYSQIKKRVDAEVYRKVRALDIPWIYYDPIPDRLYPNGAVAGNVLGFLDPDGNAVEGVELQMNQCLAGQNGQETFEKGVDGIKIPSSAVTTKEAIPGRNVKLTINSDLQYFAQQVLTSTVSKLRADWATAVVIEAKTGKILVAAEAPSVDPNNPAAVAAEDRGARIFRTAFEPGSTLKTITAATLVDTGLGTAASQIEAPYGWSIPNVGYRVTDSHFHPTERLTLTGVLRDSSNTGIMLLGRKVPVETRYKYLQAFGLGSKTGVNFPGESKGQINAFEDWDGIKKYVSMFGQGVSMTPLQTAMMYQAVANKGVRLSPILVEGCIDQNGNIEKTEVKPGTRVISEASARTTIDMLEKVVEQGGIGKTAAVPGYRVGGKTGTAQIADPETGKYGSRFAISFIGLAPAENPEFVVAVTVYKPRTVSNSIGATPPFKRILEQVLRTYRVPPSTTKSANIPTEW; this comes from the coding sequence ATGACATATCTGACGCCCGGTAATCCGAAGTCTAGAGTTCGCGCGCTTTTAGCCGCTGTCTCGATTATCGCTATCGTCTTCGGTATCCGTTTGGTTGATCTTCAGGTTGTCAAAGCGGATGCCATCAATGAGCTTTCATACGAAAAACGCGCTGTTTCGCGTACCCTGCCAGCGCTGCGCGGTGAGATTACCGACTCATCCGGTGAAGTTTTAGCAAGAACTGTCTACCGATATGACATCAATGCTGCGCCTAGCAAAGTTGCGCCGGTTCTTCGTCAAGTCAATGGGGCCGATGTCCAAATTCCGGTCGAGCAGGTAGCCAACGAGCTGGCGACAATTCTCGACATGACTCAGGCCGATGTACTGGCCAAAATTGCGGGCACATCCGAGTACTCACAAATCAAAAAACGCGTCGATGCCGAGGTGTATCGAAAAGTTCGTGCCCTCGATATTCCCTGGATTTACTATGACCCGATTCCAGATCGGCTATACCCCAACGGTGCGGTTGCGGGAAACGTGCTTGGCTTTCTAGACCCGGATGGCAATGCGGTTGAAGGTGTAGAGCTGCAGATGAACCAGTGTCTGGCTGGCCAGAATGGGCAAGAGACATTTGAAAAAGGCGTTGATGGAATCAAGATTCCGTCTTCGGCGGTTACCACCAAGGAAGCTATTCCGGGCAGAAATGTAAAGCTGACCATCAACTCAGACCTACAGTATTTCGCCCAGCAGGTGCTGACCAGTACGGTTTCGAAACTTAGAGCCGACTGGGCAACGGCGGTGGTAATTGAAGCAAAGACCGGCAAGATTCTGGTTGCCGCCGAGGCGCCCTCGGTAGATCCGAACAATCCTGCAGCTGTTGCGGCCGAAGATCGTGGTGCTCGTATTTTCAGAACTGCCTTTGAGCCCGGGTCGACGCTAAAGACCATCACGGCAGCGACTTTGGTTGATACCGGTCTCGGTACCGCAGCCTCGCAAATTGAGGCGCCCTACGGTTGGTCTATCCCGAATGTTGGCTATCGGGTAACCGACAGCCACTTTCACCCGACTGAGAGACTCACCTTGACCGGCGTCTTGAGAGACTCATCCAACACTGGAATTATGCTCTTAGGCCGAAAAGTGCCGGTTGAAACAAGGTACAAATACCTGCAAGCATTTGGTCTCGGCTCAAAAACTGGAGTCAATTTCCCCGGTGAATCCAAAGGCCAAATCAATGCTTTTGAAGATTGGGATGGTATCAAGAAATACGTATCCATGTTTGGTCAGGGTGTGAGCATGACCCCATTGCAGACCGCGATGATGTACCAGGCTGTGGCCAATAAGGGTGTGCGACTTTCACCAATCTTGGTTGAGGGCTGTATCGACCAAAATGGCAACATCGAAAAAACCGAGGTGAAGCCAGGCACTCGAGTGATTAGCGAAGCCTCAGCCAGAACCACAATTGACATGCTAGAAAAGGTCGTAGAACAGGGTGGTATCGGAAAGACCGCCGCTGTCCCCGGTTATCGAGTCGGAGGAAAAACCGGTACAGCTCAAATTGCTGATCCTGAGACTGGCAAGTACGGATCCCGATTTGCAATCTCATTCATTGGGTTGGCGCCAGCTGAAAATCCTGAATTCGTTGTGGCCGTGACCGTTTACAAACCGCGCACGGTCAGCAACTCGATTGGTGCAACGCCACCGTTTAAGCGCATCCTCGAGCAGGTGCTGCGCACCTACCGTGTCCCGCCGTCGACAACCAAGTCAGCCAATATTCCAACCGAGTGGTGA
- the mraZ gene encoding division/cell wall cluster transcriptional repressor MraZ, with protein sequence MLLGTHAPKLDEKGRVILPAKFRDELQSGLVITRGQDRCLYVFSSAEFNSVHEKIKQAPITSADARNYLRVFLSGASDEQPDKQGRVTIPAVLREYAGLDKELVVIGVGSRAEIWDAATWNSYLAAQETSFANVAQEVIPGLF encoded by the coding sequence ATGCTGCTAGGCACTCACGCCCCAAAACTTGATGAAAAAGGCCGAGTAATTTTGCCGGCCAAGTTCCGCGATGAGCTTCAGTCGGGTTTAGTAATCACCCGTGGGCAAGACCGCTGCCTCTATGTCTTCAGCAGTGCCGAGTTCAACTCGGTTCACGAAAAGATCAAACAGGCGCCAATCACCTCAGCAGATGCCCGAAACTACCTGCGCGTATTTCTCAGCGGTGCTTCAGATGAGCAACCAGACAAGCAGGGTCGCGTAACGATTCCAGCGGTATTACGCGAATACGCCGGGCTTGACAAAGAATTGGTCGTAATCGGTGTCGGCTCCCGCGCAGAAATTTGGGATGCAGCCACTTGGAACAGCTACCTTGCGGCACAAGAAACCTCGTTCGCCAACGTTGCGCAGGAGGTGATTCCGGGGCTCTTCTAG
- a CDS encoding polyprenyl synthetase family protein, translating to MNESKILLDLIQQSLDDFCQSRRLEFETISADLLPLVDFSKDLLSGGKRFRALFAYWSWAGALKNSTHHHTPEQLEKSAAAIVGVTAALEMFHAAALVHDDLLDQSDTRRGKPAIHKRFELLHADTSWSGSAERFGIAGSVLVGDLMLGWSSEIFGRALIDAPTVEIERACRSEFSKMRVEVMAGQYLDVVEENAAVSREISEAVSRANRVMLYKTAKYSIEAPLLIGAAFAGASPAHIRALSSFGIPLGMAFQLKDDVLGVFGDPAVTGKPAGDDLREGKRTVLVGLTRESLPTSVGKIFDELLTSRSLDAEQISFMQQTIIDSGALAKTERMMNDLADESLHNLKQIEMDSNAKAMLEQLALKVINRDA from the coding sequence GTGAACGAAAGCAAGATCCTGCTGGATTTGATTCAGCAATCCCTGGATGATTTTTGTCAATCTCGTCGGCTTGAATTCGAAACGATTTCAGCCGATTTATTGCCTCTGGTGGATTTCAGCAAAGACTTGCTCAGCGGTGGTAAGCGATTCAGGGCACTATTCGCCTATTGGTCGTGGGCGGGAGCACTAAAAAACTCAACGCATCACCACACTCCAGAACAGCTGGAAAAGTCTGCGGCCGCTATAGTCGGCGTTACTGCAGCACTTGAAATGTTTCATGCTGCCGCATTAGTTCACGATGATTTGCTTGACCAATCAGATACGCGCCGAGGTAAGCCTGCAATTCACAAGCGATTCGAGCTATTGCACGCCGACACCTCGTGGAGCGGATCGGCAGAGCGTTTTGGGATTGCCGGTTCGGTTTTGGTTGGCGATCTCATGCTTGGCTGGTCCAGTGAAATTTTCGGTCGAGCACTGATTGACGCTCCGACCGTAGAAATTGAACGGGCCTGCCGCAGTGAATTTAGCAAAATGCGCGTTGAGGTAATGGCGGGTCAATATCTGGACGTAGTTGAAGAAAACGCTGCCGTGAGCCGAGAAATCTCAGAAGCGGTGAGCCGCGCCAACCGAGTGATGCTTTACAAGACCGCAAAGTACTCAATTGAAGCACCGTTACTAATCGGTGCAGCATTTGCCGGTGCAAGCCCAGCCCACATACGGGCGCTATCATCCTTCGGAATCCCGCTCGGTATGGCATTTCAGCTTAAAGACGATGTTTTGGGAGTCTTTGGCGACCCGGCAGTAACCGGCAAACCGGCTGGAGACGACCTGCGCGAAGGTAAAAGAACTGTTTTAGTTGGGCTCACCAGAGAGTCGCTGCCGACATCAGTTGGCAAAATATTCGACGAACTACTCACCTCGAGAAGCCTCGACGCGGAACAAATCAGCTTCATGCAGCAAACCATCATCGATTCTGGTGCACTAGCTAAAACCGAACGGATGATGAACGATTTGGCCGATGAGAGCCTGCATAATCTGAAGCAAATCGAGATGGACTCAAATGCAAAAGCCATGCTGGAGCAACTGGCTCTAAAAGTGATTAATCGAGACGCCTAA
- the rsmH gene encoding 16S rRNA (cytosine(1402)-N(4))-methyltransferase RsmH translates to MKQINQLHKPVLLERCIELLAPALQKPGAVLVDGTLGLAGHAEAFLQAFPGLVLVGIDRDPKALELAAERLKTFADRTHLVHAVYDEIEDVLDELGIEYADAILLDLGVSSMQLDEGERGFAYSYDAPLDMRMDNTTGMTAADVLNTYNENDLVRIFRDYGEEKFAKPIARQIVATRNSQPFETSAQLSGLIIKVVPFIKGKSSGHPAKRVFQALRIEVNQELEVLRRTIPAAISVLGVGARIVVLSYHSLEDRIVKTELVSKATSSAPLGLPELPEHAPVLKLLVKGAESASDLEISENPRAASVKLRAAEKIRRAA, encoded by the coding sequence ATGAAGCAAATCAACCAACTACACAAACCAGTTCTACTAGAGCGCTGCATCGAATTGCTGGCACCGGCTTTGCAGAAGCCTGGCGCGGTCCTAGTCGACGGAACACTCGGATTAGCTGGCCACGCAGAAGCGTTTTTGCAGGCATTTCCAGGGTTGGTTTTGGTTGGCATCGACCGCGATCCAAAGGCACTTGAACTTGCGGCCGAACGCCTTAAAACCTTTGCAGACCGCACTCACCTGGTGCACGCCGTTTATGACGAAATCGAGGATGTTCTAGACGAACTGGGCATCGAGTACGCGGATGCTATTTTGCTTGATCTGGGTGTGTCTTCGATGCAACTTGACGAGGGGGAGCGCGGCTTCGCTTACAGCTACGATGCTCCGTTGGACATGCGAATGGACAACACCACCGGCATGACCGCGGCAGATGTTCTCAACACCTACAACGAAAACGATTTGGTTCGAATTTTCAGGGATTACGGTGAAGAGAAATTCGCTAAGCCGATCGCTCGCCAAATTGTTGCGACTCGAAACTCTCAACCTTTTGAAACCAGCGCACAGCTTTCTGGATTGATCATCAAAGTAGTGCCGTTCATCAAAGGTAAATCGTCTGGCCACCCGGCTAAACGAGTGTTTCAGGCCTTGCGTATTGAGGTCAACCAAGAACTTGAGGTCTTGCGTCGCACCATTCCAGCTGCGATTTCTGTTTTAGGCGTCGGCGCACGAATTGTCGTTTTGAGTTACCACTCACTTGAGGATCGCATCGTCAAGACCGAGCTGGTCAGTAAAGCGACCTCGTCAGCTCCGCTGGGTTTACCCGAGCTGCCAGAGCATGCCCCAGTTTTGAAACTTTTAGTCAAGGGTGCCGAGTCGGCCTCTGATCTCGAAATTAGTGAAAACCCAAGAGCAGCTTCGGTGAAACTTCGCGCTGCTGAAAAGATCCGGAGAGCAGCATGA
- a CDS encoding UDP-N-acetylmuramoyl-tripeptide--D-alanyl-D-alanine ligase, translating to MIELTLAEIADAVGAQLFGDPELRVSASVETDSRLVQPGSLFVAKPGEVTDGHLFVDSARKSGAIAALVEHRVEVEIAQLVVADSVAALGKLAKFVIEKVRAKSNLTVIGITGSNGKTTTKNMLGAILAKFGPTVSPIESYNNEVGAPISMLKIDYETKYLVVEMGADGPGSIAYLADMAKPDIGVILKVGLAHVGEFGDISITAQIKGELAQAIGPDGLLILNSDDSHVAAMANLSKAKTVWFGTHQADYLASGQQLSLAGTSFDLHWPEAAIQPVSLKILGEHHVMNALAAISVADQLGLARETVIAALEEMPLAERWRMQLGKRSDGVYVINDAYNASPESTKAALQTLAHLGKSGHRTIAVLGEMAELGSQSREQHDAIGRVAVRLNIDQVVVVGAGAKLIHMGATQEGSWDGESKFFDEIDQAFDYLDGMLEPGDLVLVKSSKSANLRFLGDRLLEVGQ from the coding sequence ATGATTGAACTAACTTTGGCCGAAATTGCCGACGCTGTGGGTGCCCAACTGTTTGGTGACCCTGAACTTAGGGTGAGCGCCAGCGTAGAGACCGATTCAAGACTTGTTCAACCGGGGTCTCTGTTTGTCGCCAAGCCCGGCGAAGTGACCGATGGTCACCTTTTTGTCGATTCCGCCAGAAAATCAGGGGCGATTGCCGCTTTGGTTGAACATCGAGTTGAAGTCGAGATTGCGCAACTTGTAGTTGCTGATTCGGTAGCCGCCCTGGGCAAACTGGCAAAATTTGTCATCGAGAAAGTACGTGCTAAATCAAACCTCACCGTTATCGGCATCACCGGCTCAAACGGCAAAACCACCACCAAAAATATGCTGGGTGCAATTCTGGCCAAATTTGGACCAACGGTTTCCCCGATTGAGTCTTACAACAACGAGGTTGGCGCCCCGATTTCGATGCTAAAAATCGACTATGAGACCAAATACTTGGTGGTTGAAATGGGTGCCGACGGACCGGGCAGCATCGCCTACCTGGCAGATATGGCCAAGCCAGATATTGGTGTGATTCTGAAGGTGGGCTTGGCGCACGTCGGAGAATTTGGTGACATTTCCATCACCGCTCAAATAAAAGGTGAGTTGGCACAGGCGATTGGCCCAGATGGGCTGCTCATCCTCAACTCGGATGACTCGCACGTAGCCGCGATGGCTAACCTATCCAAGGCAAAAACGGTTTGGTTCGGAACTCATCAAGCCGATTACTTGGCCAGTGGCCAGCAACTTAGCCTGGCTGGAACATCCTTCGACCTGCACTGGCCCGAAGCTGCGATACAGCCAGTAAGCCTGAAAATACTTGGCGAGCATCACGTAATGAACGCGCTAGCCGCGATTTCCGTGGCTGATCAGCTTGGCTTGGCACGCGAGACGGTTATCGCTGCTCTCGAAGAAATGCCCCTTGCCGAGCGTTGGCGTATGCAGCTAGGTAAGCGTTCCGACGGTGTGTATGTGATAAATGATGCCTATAACGCCAGCCCTGAATCAACCAAGGCTGCGCTGCAGACGCTTGCCCATCTGGGTAAGTCAGGGCATCGAACAATTGCCGTCTTGGGTGAAATGGCAGAACTGGGCAGTCAATCGCGCGAGCAGCACGACGCCATCGGCAGAGTAGCCGTTCGTCTCAACATCGACCAGGTGGTCGTTGTCGGCGCCGGCGCCAAGCTGATTCACATGGGTGCCACCCAGGAGGGGTCGTGGGATGGCGAATCGAAATTTTTTGATGAGATTGACCAGGCTTTTGACTACCTAGATGGGATGCTTGAACCTGGTGATTTGGTTCTGGTGAAGTCATCAAAATCAGCCAACCTGAGATTTTTGGGGGACAGACTTTTGGAGGTAGGTCAGTGA